The following coding sequences are from one Mycobacterium bourgelatii window:
- a CDS encoding class I fructose-bisphosphate aldolase, whose amino-acid sequence MNTCREIAATLTTPGKGILAADESIATMSARLEKAGVTPTADSRRTYREILASTPGLSDGVSGIIFCEETLTQVFSDGRPFAQAVRDLGMLPGIKVDTGAKPCPGLAGETVTEGLDGLPARLARYAQMGAAFAKWRAVFTITETTPTWAAMACNANALARYAAACQEAGLVPIVEPEVLMTGSHSIARCAEVTASVHAAVRQQLSLLRVDLAGIVLKPNMVIEGEDHAIQADAEQVAEATVSVLRAWPAELAGVAFLSGGQSPRRATANLTALQAHRTPWPLTFSFGRALVSPALQAWRGDETRVGAAQEALATHVAANAAALRLRGELQPA is encoded by the coding sequence ATGAACACATGCAGGGAGATCGCCGCGACACTGACCACGCCCGGCAAAGGCATCCTCGCCGCAGACGAGAGCATCGCGACCATGTCCGCACGGCTGGAAAAGGCAGGAGTCACCCCGACCGCGGACAGCCGGCGCACCTACCGCGAGATCCTCGCCAGCACGCCCGGCCTGTCCGACGGGGTGTCCGGGATCATCTTCTGCGAGGAAACCCTCACCCAGGTGTTCAGCGATGGTCGGCCGTTTGCTCAGGCGGTCCGCGACCTCGGCATGCTGCCCGGCATCAAGGTCGACACCGGTGCCAAGCCCTGCCCGGGCCTGGCCGGCGAAACGGTGACCGAGGGGCTGGACGGGTTGCCCGCCCGGCTGGCCCGGTACGCACAGATGGGCGCGGCATTCGCCAAGTGGCGGGCGGTGTTCACCATCACCGAAACGACTCCGACCTGGGCAGCGATGGCCTGCAACGCCAACGCCCTGGCGCGCTACGCGGCCGCCTGCCAGGAGGCCGGCCTGGTGCCGATCGTCGAACCCGAGGTGCTGATGACCGGCTCACACAGCATCGCGCGCTGCGCGGAGGTGACCGCCAGCGTGCACGCCGCGGTGCGTCAGCAGCTGAGTTTGCTACGCGTCGATCTAGCCGGCATCGTCCTCAAACCCAACATGGTGATCGAAGGCGAAGACCACGCGATTCAGGCCGACGCCGAGCAGGTCGCCGAGGCCACCGTCTCGGTGCTGCGGGCCTGGCCCGCGGAGTTGGCCGGGGTCGCGTTCCTGTCCGGCGGACAATCGCCGCGGCGGGCGACGGCAAACCTCACCGCGTTGCAGGCACACCGCACGCCCTGGCCGTTGACGTTCTCCTTCGGCCGGGCCCTGGTGTCGCCCGCGTTGCAGGCGTGGCGCGGCGACGAGACGCGGGTGGGCGCCGCGCAGGAAGCCCTGGCCACTCACGTGGCCGCCAACGCGGCCGCCCTGCGCCTGCGCGGCGAGCTTCAGCCCGCCTGA
- a CDS encoding GAF domain-containing sensor histidine kinase, with product MTVRGLVDADREVALLLDIVAATQSGPGVEPVAAAVARLITAATPADVCFVHVLDDSGGSLTLAGATPPFDEHIGQVQLQLGEGVSGWVARHREPVVITSDKDDDPRYVPIAALRGSDFTSMASVPMETGPGRLVGVLNVHTVQRREFTDRDIQLLLAIGRLTAGALDQARVHRQLAMRERVHGDFAEQVIAAQESERRRLAGDIHDGISQRLVSLSYRLDAAARAVEIDDAAEATEQLEKARDLVDLTLAEARSAISGLRPPVLDDLGLAGGLASLAATIPEVDLDLELADDRLSEHVEVALYRIAQECLQNVVKHSRALTAKLRFAVGGGQVLLEVSDDGIGFDGSSADRAPTSYGMLSMTERAELVGGRLVVRSAPGAGTTVTVTVPLTAGVGQAG from the coding sequence GTGACCGTGCGCGGCCTGGTCGACGCCGACCGCGAGGTCGCTCTGTTGCTCGACATCGTGGCTGCCACGCAGAGCGGACCGGGCGTCGAGCCGGTGGCCGCCGCGGTGGCTCGCCTCATCACCGCGGCCACCCCGGCCGACGTCTGCTTCGTGCATGTGCTCGACGACTCCGGCGGATCGCTGACCCTGGCCGGTGCCACACCGCCGTTCGACGAACACATCGGCCAGGTGCAGCTGCAACTGGGTGAAGGCGTCTCCGGATGGGTCGCCCGACATCGCGAGCCGGTCGTCATCACCAGCGACAAGGACGACGACCCGCGGTACGTACCGATCGCCGCGCTGCGCGGCTCCGACTTCACGTCGATGGCGTCGGTTCCCATGGAAACCGGGCCGGGCCGACTGGTCGGGGTGCTCAATGTCCACACCGTGCAACGCCGCGAATTCACCGATCGCGACATCCAGCTGCTGCTGGCGATCGGCAGACTGACCGCCGGCGCGCTGGATCAGGCCCGGGTGCATCGGCAGTTGGCGATGCGGGAACGGGTGCATGGGGATTTCGCCGAACAGGTGATCGCCGCGCAGGAATCCGAGCGCCGACGGTTGGCCGGCGACATTCACGACGGCATCTCGCAGCGCCTGGTCAGCCTGAGCTACCGGCTGGACGCCGCGGCCCGTGCGGTGGAGATCGACGACGCCGCCGAGGCCACCGAACAACTCGAAAAGGCCCGCGACCTCGTCGACCTCACGTTGGCCGAAGCGCGATCGGCGATCAGCGGGCTGCGCCCACCCGTCCTGGACGATCTGGGTCTCGCGGGCGGCCTGGCCAGCCTGGCGGCCACCATTCCGGAGGTGGACCTCGACCTGGAGCTGGCCGATGACCGGCTGTCCGAGCATGTCGAGGTGGCGCTCTACCGGATCGCCCAGGAGTGCCTGCAGAACGTCGTCAAGCACTCGCGGGCGCTGACCGCCAAGCTGCGTTTCGCCGTCGGCGGCGGCCAGGTGCTTCTCGAGGTCTCCGACGACGGAATCGGCTTCGACGGGAGCTCGGCCGACCGGGCGCCCACCAGCTACGGCATGCTGTCGATGACAGAGCGCGCGGAGCTGGTGGGCGGTCGGCTGGTCGTGCGGTCGGCGCCCGGAGCGGGAACCACGGTCACGGTGACCGTGCCGCTGACCGCGGGCGTCGGTCAGGCGGGCTGA
- a CDS encoding response regulator, translating into MMAVTAAPPVRVVLVDDHEMVIEGLKAMLASFKNRVRVVGQAVGAENALSIIASLEPDIVLCDVRMQGASGLDLCREIRERHPACKVILLSVYEDEQYLFQALRVGASGYLLKGISSDELVRQLEYVQGGSRAIDAGLAARAADTAARLQRDEFWPGARQGLSQRESEILSFVVAGLSNRGIASKLVIGDETVKSHLRSIYRKLGVADRTAAVAVALREGIYQ; encoded by the coding sequence ATGATGGCGGTTACCGCGGCGCCACCCGTTCGAGTGGTATTAGTCGACGACCATGAAATGGTCATCGAGGGTCTTAAAGCGATGCTTGCGTCCTTTAAAAATCGGGTACGGGTCGTCGGACAAGCCGTAGGCGCCGAAAATGCACTCTCGATCATCGCGAGCCTGGAACCCGACATCGTGCTGTGCGACGTACGGATGCAGGGCGCCAGCGGGCTGGACCTGTGCCGCGAGATCCGCGAGCGGCATCCCGCCTGCAAGGTGATCCTGCTGTCGGTCTACGAGGACGAGCAATACCTGTTTCAGGCGCTGCGGGTCGGGGCCTCCGGCTACCTGCTGAAGGGCATCAGCAGCGACGAACTGGTGCGCCAACTCGAGTACGTGCAAGGCGGCTCGAGGGCCATCGACGCCGGCCTGGCCGCCCGTGCCGCCGACACCGCGGCCCGCCTGCAGCGCGACGAGTTCTGGCCCGGAGCGCGGCAGGGCCTGAGCCAACGGGAGAGTGAAATCCTGTCGTTCGTGGTGGCCGGCCTGTCCAATCGAGGCATCGCCAGCAAACTCGTCATCGGCGACGAGACCGTGAAGAGCCACCTGCGTTCCATCTATCGCAAGCTCGGCGTCGCCGACCGCACCGCGGCCGTGGCCGTCGCGTTGCGCGAGGGCATCTACCAGTGA
- the rpe gene encoding ribulose-phosphate 3-epimerase: protein MTPILVASVLPADFAELGRDVAEIERAGVDRIQWDVMDGRFVPNLTFGPDVIASCRGRVSMGFEAHLMVEDPDPMLPRWVEAGCDIVIVHAEACRHLHRTLSSIRDLGARAGVALNPATPLAAVADVLDITDLLLIMTVNPGFGGQRYLASMESKIAAARAEIDRRGMDIELEVDGGIGPLTIPGAAAAGADVFCAGSALFGGTNMTERADALRTAATVATAAAATHEINGRLVTR, encoded by the coding sequence GTGACACCAATTCTGGTCGCATCGGTGCTGCCGGCGGACTTCGCCGAACTCGGCCGTGACGTCGCCGAGATCGAGCGCGCCGGCGTCGACCGGATTCAGTGGGACGTCATGGACGGCCGGTTCGTGCCCAATCTGACCTTCGGGCCTGACGTGATCGCGTCCTGCCGCGGCCGGGTGTCGATGGGGTTCGAGGCGCACCTGATGGTCGAGGACCCCGACCCGATGCTGCCCCGCTGGGTCGAGGCCGGCTGCGACATCGTGATCGTGCACGCCGAAGCATGTCGGCACCTACATCGCACGTTGTCGAGCATCCGTGACCTCGGGGCCCGCGCCGGCGTGGCGCTCAACCCGGCCACTCCCCTGGCCGCCGTCGCCGACGTGCTCGACATCACCGATCTACTGCTGATCATGACGGTCAACCCGGGCTTCGGCGGTCAGCGATATCTGGCCAGCATGGAATCCAAGATCGCCGCCGCCCGGGCCGAAATCGACAGGCGCGGCATGGATATCGAGCTTGAGGTGGACGGGGGTATCGGTCCGCTCACCATCCCCGGTGCCGCCGCGGCCGGGGCTGACGTGTTCTGCGCCGGGTCAGCGCTGTTCGGCGGAACGAACATGACGGAACGGGCTGACGCATTGCGCACTGCTGCCACGGTTGCCACAGCTGCCGCTGCTACCCACGAGATCAACGGAAGGCTGGTGACGCGATGA
- the tkt gene encoding transketolase, with product MTIAPSASEISTRTDELDRLAINTLRFLAADGVQAANSGHPGLPLGTSAIAWTLWSRHLRHNGDPNWPDRDRFVLSAGHGSMLLYALLHVFGYDMPIRELRRFRQLGSLTPGHPEYGHTPGVETTTGPLGQGIANAVGMALAERMLAARCNTEEHTVVDHRTWVLAGDGDLMEGISHEAASLAGRLGLDRLIVIFDDNDITIDGPASQSCADDVEARFAAYGWRVLSVEDGNDVPALDRAFTDASYGDGRPVFIRVRTTIGFGAPGVEGTPKAHGSPLGPEVLNAMRARLDWPDEHFHVPLAVSAAAAVAVARGTAEYNRWVQTHAEWQAANPQLSMDFPLDAVPTVDDLSVLTPLADDAAPGGKSATRKASGAALHALASVYPGLVGGSADLAASTNTAIPGGDVRPGDFSGRTIHFGIREHAMAAVLNGIALHGGLRPFGSTFLVFADYLRPALRLSALMKLPVVYVFTHDSVYVGEDGPTHQPIEQLESLRLIPGLTVLRPGDAAETALAWQLAAANTDGPTALVLSRQDLPVLGGAGLDDVRHYGMRVVRPVADTAHVMLAASGSEVALALEAADMLGARGISALVVSVMWRERIAAALDTDGTALPGLPVVWIEAGVTTGWRALARPFDTVVGIERFGVSGPGPEVAAHLGLTPAAVANAALRSIALASK from the coding sequence ATGACCATCGCGCCGAGTGCAAGTGAAATATCAACCCGGACGGATGAATTGGACCGTCTGGCCATCAACACTTTGCGGTTCCTCGCCGCTGACGGCGTGCAAGCCGCCAACAGCGGGCACCCAGGACTGCCGCTGGGCACCAGTGCCATCGCCTGGACCCTGTGGTCCCGGCACCTGCGCCACAACGGCGACCCGAATTGGCCGGACCGCGACCGCTTCGTGCTGTCCGCCGGGCACGGGTCGATGCTGCTCTACGCCCTGCTGCACGTCTTCGGCTACGACATGCCGATCCGCGAGCTGCGCAGGTTCCGTCAGCTGGGTTCGCTGACTCCGGGTCACCCCGAATACGGCCATACCCCCGGCGTCGAGACCACCACAGGTCCACTGGGACAAGGGATTGCGAACGCCGTCGGCATGGCGCTGGCGGAGCGGATGCTGGCCGCCCGGTGCAACACCGAAGAACACACCGTCGTCGACCACCGCACCTGGGTACTTGCCGGCGACGGCGACCTGATGGAGGGCATCAGCCACGAGGCCGCCTCGCTGGCCGGGCGGCTCGGTCTGGACCGGCTCATCGTCATTTTCGACGACAACGACATCACCATCGACGGCCCGGCATCGCAGAGTTGCGCCGACGACGTCGAGGCACGGTTTGCGGCCTACGGCTGGCGGGTGCTGAGCGTCGAGGACGGCAACGACGTGCCGGCCCTGGACCGTGCGTTCACCGATGCCTCGTACGGCGACGGCAGGCCCGTCTTCATCCGGGTGCGCACCACGATCGGCTTCGGCGCGCCCGGTGTGGAGGGCACTCCGAAAGCCCATGGCAGCCCGCTCGGTCCAGAGGTGCTCAATGCCATGCGCGCGCGGCTGGACTGGCCCGACGAACACTTCCACGTGCCGCTCGCGGTCAGCGCGGCCGCGGCCGTTGCCGTCGCCCGCGGCACCGCCGAATACAACCGCTGGGTGCAAACGCACGCCGAGTGGCAGGCCGCGAATCCGCAGCTGTCGATGGACTTCCCGCTGGACGCGGTTCCCACCGTCGACGACCTGTCGGTGTTGACCCCGCTGGCCGATGACGCCGCTCCCGGTGGAAAGTCCGCGACGCGCAAGGCATCTGGTGCCGCGTTGCACGCCCTGGCCTCGGTCTACCCGGGATTGGTCGGCGGATCGGCCGACCTGGCCGCCTCCACCAACACCGCCATCCCCGGCGGCGACGTCCGGCCTGGCGACTTCAGCGGCCGCACCATCCATTTCGGTATCCGCGAGCACGCGATGGCCGCGGTGCTGAACGGCATTGCGCTGCATGGCGGGTTACGCCCGTTCGGCAGCACCTTCCTCGTGTTCGCCGACTACCTGCGCCCCGCCTTGCGGCTGTCCGCACTGATGAAACTGCCCGTGGTGTATGTGTTCACCCACGATTCGGTGTATGTCGGCGAGGATGGCCCGACGCATCAGCCGATCGAACAGCTGGAATCGTTGCGTCTGATCCCGGGTCTCACCGTGCTGCGGCCGGGCGATGCCGCCGAGACGGCACTGGCGTGGCAACTGGCGGCCGCAAACACCGACGGCCCGACGGCGTTGGTGCTGAGCCGGCAAGACCTGCCGGTGCTCGGCGGTGCCGGACTGGACGACGTCCGCCACTACGGCATGCGCGTGGTCCGGCCGGTGGCCGACACCGCGCACGTGATGCTGGCGGCCAGCGGCTCGGAGGTCGCGCTCGCGCTCGAAGCGGCCGACATGCTCGGTGCACGCGGCATATCCGCTCTGGTGGTCTCGGTGATGTGGCGGGAGCGGATCGCGGCCGCGCTGGACACCGACGGCACCGCCCTGCCCGGTCTGCCGGTGGTGTGGATCGAAGCGGGGGTGACGACCGGCTGGCGGGCATTGGCGCGGCCATTCGACACGGTGGTCGGCATCGAACGCTTCGGTGTGAGCGGACCGGGACCTGAGGTGGCCGCGCATCTGGGCCTGACCCCGGCGGCGGTCGCCAACGCGGCGCTGCGCAGCATCGCGCTGGCCTCGAAATGA
- a CDS encoding HNH endonuclease signature motif containing protein has translation MSTGTSEDIAEILGGLDALADRMCELTYESQTTAELLRARESLERIVRKLRVPGHGMVNQLAAQATCEELGGTLRQALADRLRITKGEASQRIAEAADLGPRRALTGEPLPPLFAATAEAEREGHLDSQQISVIRKFFAKLPERVDAATREDAEHKLVLVATGFRPDELANYARVFKDCLKPDGDFQPEAQEAHKNSARGISLGNQQSDGLSKISGKITAQFRAIIEPVLAKLAAPGMCNPADENPVIDGRASAEAVDRDSRNRAQRNHDAVQTALRVVLRSETLGQHHGLPTSIIITTTLAELEAGAGRGLTAGGTLLSMNEVIALASPSHPYLAIFDEDKTLALYHSKRLASPEQRLVLLGRDRGCTRPGCTVPGYYTQVHHLEGWMTNRRTHIDELTLACGPDNRMVELRKYVTRRNAHGYTEWIPPEHLDHGRPRVNCMHHPERELQPRDDDPG, from the coding sequence ATGTCAACTGGCACAAGCGAGGATATCGCCGAGATCCTCGGCGGGCTGGATGCCCTCGCGGATCGCATGTGCGAGTTGACCTATGAGTCACAAACCACCGCGGAGTTATTACGCGCCAGGGAAAGCCTGGAACGTATCGTGCGCAAGCTGCGGGTGCCCGGGCACGGGATGGTCAACCAGCTCGCGGCTCAAGCAACCTGCGAGGAATTGGGTGGCACGTTAAGACAGGCGTTGGCCGACCGGTTACGGATCACCAAAGGCGAAGCCAGCCAACGCATCGCGGAAGCCGCCGACCTAGGCCCGCGACGCGCCCTCACCGGCGAACCGTTGCCACCGCTATTCGCGGCGACCGCCGAGGCTGAACGCGAAGGACACCTCGACAGTCAACAGATCAGCGTGATCCGCAAGTTCTTCGCCAAGCTGCCCGAGCGCGTCGACGCCGCCACCCGCGAGGACGCCGAACACAAACTGGTCCTGGTCGCCACCGGATTCCGCCCCGACGAATTGGCGAACTACGCACGGGTTTTCAAGGACTGCCTCAAGCCCGACGGAGACTTCCAACCGGAAGCCCAGGAGGCCCACAAGAACAGCGCCCGTGGTATCAGCCTGGGTAACCAGCAGTCCGACGGGTTGTCCAAGATCAGCGGAAAGATCACCGCGCAATTCCGGGCCATTATCGAGCCGGTGCTGGCGAAGCTGGCCGCTCCGGGCATGTGCAATCCCGCGGATGAGAACCCGGTGATCGACGGCCGCGCTTCGGCCGAGGCGGTCGACCGCGACTCGCGCAACCGGGCCCAACGTAACCATGACGCCGTGCAGACCGCCCTGCGTGTGGTGCTGAGGTCGGAAACCCTGGGCCAGCACCACGGGTTGCCGACGTCGATCATCATCACCACCACCCTCGCCGAGCTGGAAGCCGGCGCCGGGCGGGGGTTGACCGCCGGAGGAACCTTGCTGTCGATGAACGAGGTCATCGCCCTGGCCTCACCCTCGCACCCGTACCTGGCGATCTTCGACGAAGACAAGACACTCGCGCTCTACCACAGCAAGCGGCTGGCCTCCCCCGAGCAGCGTCTGGTATTGCTTGGCCGAGATCGCGGCTGCACCCGCCCCGGCTGCACCGTCCCCGGCTACTACACCCAGGTACACCACCTGGAGGGCTGGATGACCAACCGCCGCACGCACATCGACGAACTCACCCTGGCGTGCGGGCCGGATAACCGCATGGTCGAACTGCGAAAGTATGTGACTCGCAGAAACGCCCACGGCTACACCGAGTGGATTCCTCCCGAGCATCTCGACCACGGGCGACCCCGCGTCAACTGCATGCACCACCCGGAACGGGAACTGCAACCCCGCGATGACGATCCCGGCTAA
- the hypE gene encoding hydrogenase expression/formation protein HypE translates to MPEPPVAIDPADWVCPLPLRETKRIVLGHGGGGVLSEELIENLFLPAFGGASGPARDSALLDVEGGRVALTTDSYVVQPLFFPGGNIGDLAVNGTINDLACSGAQPVALTAGFILEEGLELEVLGTVAETMGKAAANAGVGIVTGDTKVVAKGGADQLFINTAGVGVVPAGVHIGPERARPGDHILVSGNLGEHGVAIMSVREGIDFGTVVTSDSAPLHRMVAAMLDAAGAAVHALRDPTRGGLVASVVEIARAATVGIELDIAKIPVPETVSSACSFLGLDPLQVANEGKMVAFVDPSHSEAVLEAMRSRPEGADAAFIGRVVAEHPGMVVGKTPFGTTQVIERQLGEQLPRIC, encoded by the coding sequence ATGCCTGAGCCGCCCGTCGCCATCGATCCGGCCGATTGGGTCTGTCCGCTGCCGCTGCGTGAGACGAAGCGCATCGTCCTCGGTCACGGCGGCGGCGGCGTGCTCTCGGAGGAACTGATCGAAAACCTGTTCCTGCCCGCGTTCGGCGGCGCCAGCGGCCCGGCCCGCGATTCGGCGTTACTCGACGTCGAGGGTGGACGGGTCGCGCTGACCACCGATTCCTATGTGGTGCAACCGCTGTTCTTCCCCGGCGGCAACATCGGAGACCTGGCGGTCAACGGCACGATCAACGACTTGGCTTGTAGCGGAGCCCAACCGGTCGCGCTGACCGCCGGGTTCATCCTGGAAGAAGGGCTCGAGCTGGAGGTGCTCGGCACGGTCGCCGAAACCATGGGCAAGGCCGCCGCCAACGCCGGGGTCGGGATCGTCACCGGCGACACCAAGGTGGTCGCCAAGGGTGGTGCGGACCAGCTTTTCATCAACACGGCTGGCGTGGGCGTGGTTCCCGCCGGTGTGCACATCGGGCCGGAGCGGGCGCGCCCCGGCGACCATATCCTCGTCTCCGGCAACCTCGGCGAACACGGCGTGGCCATCATGAGTGTGCGCGAGGGCATCGACTTCGGCACCGTCGTCACGTCCGACAGCGCCCCACTGCACCGGATGGTGGCGGCAATGCTGGACGCCGCCGGCGCGGCCGTGCATGCGCTGCGTGACCCGACGCGGGGCGGCCTGGTGGCATCCGTCGTCGAGATCGCCCGTGCCGCGACGGTGGGCATCGAACTCGACATAGCGAAAATTCCGGTGCCCGAGACGGTTTCGTCGGCGTGCTCGTTCCTCGGACTGGACCCGCTGCAGGTGGCCAACGAGGGCAAGATGGTTGCGTTCGTCGACCCGTCGCACAGCGAGGCGGTGCTGGAGGCCATGCGGTCGCGGCCCGAGGGGGCCGACGCCGCCTTCATCGGGCGGGTGGTGGCCGAGCATCCCGGGATGGTGGTGGGGAAGACACCGTTCGGTACCACCCAGGTCATCGAACGCCAACTAGGTGAACAACTTCCACGGATCTGCTGA
- the hypD gene encoding hydrogenase formation protein HypD translates to MKYLDEFRDPAAARTLVDRIKKRATKTWTIMEVCGGQTHSIIRNGIDQLLDGAVEFIHGPGCPVCVTPLEMIDRALEIAARDDVIFCSFGDMLRVPGSSQDLFSVRARGGDVRIVYSPLDATRVAADNPDKEVVFFGVGFETTAPANAMAVVHAQRLGLTNFSMLVSHVLVPPAITAILSSPTNRVDGFLAAGHVCTVMGTSEYGPLVDKYQVPIVVTGFEPLDLLEGVRQVVDLLEDGTPELRNAYPRAVTAAGNTVAQQTLADVFVVTDRQWRGIGMIPKSGWTLSPRYAQFDAELKFGVGQLRVSESAECHSGEVLQGLLKPNECPAFGKSCTPRTPLGATMVSSEGACAAYYQFRRLEAAAHA, encoded by the coding sequence ATGAAGTACCTGGACGAATTTCGCGACCCGGCGGCCGCCCGCACCCTGGTGGATCGCATCAAGAAACGTGCCACCAAGACCTGGACCATCATGGAAGTCTGTGGCGGGCAGACACATTCGATCATCCGCAACGGCATCGACCAATTGCTCGACGGCGCCGTGGAATTCATTCACGGCCCGGGTTGCCCGGTCTGCGTGACGCCGCTGGAGATGATCGACCGCGCCCTGGAAATCGCCGCCCGCGACGACGTGATCTTCTGCTCCTTCGGCGACATGCTGCGGGTGCCCGGGAGTAGCCAGGACCTGTTCAGCGTGCGTGCCCGCGGCGGCGACGTGCGGATCGTCTACTCGCCGTTGGACGCCACCCGGGTCGCCGCGGACAACCCCGACAAGGAGGTGGTGTTCTTCGGGGTCGGCTTCGAGACCACTGCGCCCGCCAACGCGATGGCGGTGGTGCACGCCCAGCGACTCGGATTGACCAACTTCTCGATGTTGGTCTCACACGTGCTGGTGCCACCCGCGATCACGGCGATTCTCAGCTCACCGACCAACCGCGTCGACGGCTTCTTGGCGGCCGGACACGTCTGCACGGTGATGGGCACCAGCGAATACGGTCCGCTGGTTGACAAGTACCAAGTCCCCATCGTGGTAACCGGTTTCGAGCCGTTGGATCTGCTCGAGGGCGTCCGGCAGGTCGTCGACCTCCTCGAGGACGGAACACCGGAGTTGCGCAACGCGTATCCGCGCGCGGTGACCGCCGCGGGAAACACCGTCGCACAGCAGACCCTTGCCGACGTGTTCGTGGTGACCGATCGGCAGTGGCGCGGCATCGGCATGATCCCCAAGTCCGGCTGGACGCTGTCACCCCGCTACGCGCAGTTCGACGCCGAATTGAAGTTCGGGGTCGGACAACTGCGGGTGTCCGAATCCGCCGAATGCCACAGTGGGGAAGTGCTGCAGGGTTTGTTGAAACCCAACGAGTGCCCGGCCTTCGGTAAGTCGTGCACACCGCGCACGCCGCTGGGCGCGACCATGGTGTCCAGCGAAGGCGCCTGCGCCGCCTACTACCAGTTCCGCCGGCTGGAGGCGGCCGCCCATGCCTGA
- a CDS encoding HypC/HybG/HupF family hydrogenase formation chaperone has translation MCLGIPGKVVDTWDEAGTRMCTVDFGGTTKTVCLAYLPDMEIGEYTIVHAGFAITRLDEASANETLRMFHDLGVLDEELAGDEGQIRRELA, from the coding sequence ATGTGTCTCGGAATACCCGGCAAGGTAGTCGATACGTGGGACGAGGCGGGGACGCGAATGTGCACCGTCGACTTCGGCGGCACCACCAAAACCGTGTGCCTGGCCTATCTGCCGGACATGGAGATCGGTGAATACACCATCGTGCACGCCGGATTCGCGATCACCCGACTCGACGAGGCGTCCGCCAACGAGACCCTGCGGATGTTCCACGATCTCGGTGTTCTCGACGAGGAGCTAGCCGGTGACGAGGGTCAGATACGGAGGGAACTCGCATGA